TATAAGGGCATCCTGCTGTTGTAACATGGTCAGAAGTCAGACAAGTCTTCACGAGATCCATGAAGAAATAAGAAGCAAGGGGCATGATTGCTTCTTTGATCTCTTGATGTTGGGAGAAATCTGAGCTGAAGGGGCTCATATTCAATATTTGACAGTTGTCTGTAGGGAACCTATTATTTGAGACTAAAGACAAATTTGTTTTTAAccaatttttggaagaaaagcttGTCATGCCACAAATACAACTCAATAAATAGTATCCTACTGATCTGCAAAGGACTCCAAAGCACTTTGGCTTCTGACCTGCAATTAATGTCAATGCTCAGACATACTCTCCCGGGGCTGCAGCACTGACATGCCAACAGAGGCTTCCTCATTATTAGAAAAGAGCGTGGCTGCCCTTGAGCACTCATGCAAAGTTACATTAATGGCAGCGTGAGCATAAAGGGTGAAAGTGGCTGCTACTGTCATTGCCAAACAACACTTTTGCTCCCAGAATGGAAGGGATTGCCATGGATATGGGAGGAAGAAAAGACTTCAGGCCCATGCTATCACTCTCATCAATAGCTGTAAGTGTAAAGCTAGAATAGTTTCAAGATCAAACCCGAGGGGACTTTCTGATCTGACTACCTACATAGCACAGATCACTGCAGTGTTACTCCTGCCTCAAACTCCCACAAGTTACTCCTGCTTCAGACGATAATTCCTAGTAGAACTGCATGATACAACAGGAAAAACTATGGTCTTTAATATAAAGATAGCAACTGAATCTAATAGGTCCCTGTGTGACGGATTCCAATAGGTAATTGTCTTTACACATGTAGCCTGATTTGTAGTCTGAGTTGTCTACATTTATCTTCCCACTCTAATTCTCATTatatcttttttctcttaaaataaaaaggagcCCACTATATACCTCCATTTTGGTGTGCTCAAGTCACTTGCTCTTAACTATTTTAGTAGTGTCTTTAGCCTTTCATTTTAAGGAAATGCTCCCAGAATTCCATTCATTCTTGGGTATGAGACCAACATATTCAACATATTTAGATACACCCCATAAAGGGGATGAATGGTCATGCAGACAGCAAACTGCTCCCTGTGCTTGCTCAGAGCAGTAGTGTTGAGAGCCAACtacaaaaacaaaagacaaagacaaaGCAGAAGAACCTTATGGTACTTACTGGACAATCAGAATGTCAGAGGGAACATAACGTTGATAAACATGAAGTGGTGAAACAaccttaattttatattttattgattGATGTCATTATTTCAATACTGTTATAAATCAAGAAGATGGACCTTTAAAGGAAAAGTGTCAGCTAATGCTAAGGATTATTATCAGGTAAGGAATAGAGAAAATAACACCACTGCACAGGTTCACAGGGAACTCACAGCCTGAATGTGTTGTGAATATGAAAGTCTCACTCCTCACATCTTGAAAAAGGCTGTTATAAATCTGAACGATGACTTTTTAGTCTAGAGAAAACATCTACAAAACATGACCAGGGACAGCTGTCCATTCTCTCCTCCAGTATGGGAACTCAAAGGGCATAAAATTAAACTAGCAGGTAGTGGGTTCAAACTGATGACCAGGAAACACCCTTCCTCAGTTGTACTCACTGTGCAGAACTCCCCCCACAGGATGTTTTAGGACGCTCAGAGAAAGCGCGTACAAACAGGACAGGCAAGCAATACTGCGTCAGAACTTTTCCACCATCCCACAGCTGGTGGTGGAAGTGTCGGGAAGCGCAGGGGGAAGGCGAAGTGGGGTCGTGGTTCCAGCAAGAGTCGTCACTTCAGCTCCTTGAGGATTTGTGGTAGTCAGTAATTCATGAGTAAGCAGGAAAATAGGACCAGTGAAGAAATGATGCAAAAGCAAAATGATCCTCGTGGTTTTCTCTAAGCCTCTGGGCACCGGGAGAACACATCTACGAGCTGGAGGGACTCGCGGTAGGGGACAGCCGGTGCCGGGAGGGCCCTGGCCTGCCAGGTGCCTTGGGAAGGTGCCGGTGCTCCTGCGGCACGGCGGGGACAAGAGCGGGACAAGAGCGGGAACCGGCCCGGCCCACGCTGCCAGAGCGAGAACAGCCGCTCCCTCAGGCGGCCGCTGCCTCCGCCCGCCCCGTCCCAGGGTGCcaccgggccgcggcggggccggggcggacCCCGGGGCTCGGGCCGGGCAGGAccgggcggcggagccgggggcCGGCTGCCGGGGTTGGGGGGGCCGCGGGTGCGGCAGCCTCGGGCCATCGGCTCTCCCGCCGTTCCGGCCCTCCCGTCTCCCGCCCGGGGCCCTGCTGAGGAGCCTCCGCAGAGGCGCAGCAGCGCTCGGCGGTGCCCGGGGCGTCCGGCACCGGCTGcagggagcggagcggggcggggcgggcggggccgccggTCCCAGGCGTCACCCCCAGCTGCGAGAACGGCCCGCGGGCCGCGGCCAGCACCCGCACCGGAGCCGGCAACACCCGCACCGGAGTCAGCAACACCCGGCCCCGAGCGCGCCCGGCCCTGGGGCGGGAGCTGCGGCTGACGAGCAGGGCCGGGGATCTGCAGCGTCACCCTCTTTGGCTCGCAAGGAGAGAAGGAGCGGGATGCGATGTCTCCCTGCAGCCAGCTCCTTCTCAGAAGCTAACGCTGAGAAGGAGCCTCAGCCCGCTGAGTGTGCCATACCCGTGTTTGCCCAGGCAAGGTTTGAGTCATTAAGCCTCCTCACTTCCTTCAGGTGGTTTTAATGTCCTTCAAAACAGACGCACAAGTCTGagaactgtgaaataaaaacCTGGAATTATGTTTCTGCCACCATAAGCCGAAGTAACTCATGACCTGCAAGGATATAAGGACAAGTCCCTAACAAGTGggcaaaattaatttaagagTAGCTACAATAACTGTGTTTGGCTGTTCCCCAGGGAAGGCAGGAAAATTgtaaaaaaagtatctttttccccccaaaaagccCCTAGATTACCCTGAGCCTAAGCATGAGGAAATTCTAGAGTTTGCTCACTTTTAAAGCATAGCTGTCATGTACTTTGATGCCACTGAACAgattctcatttttgttttagaaatgtagTTCAGGAAGAATCTGAAGATTTCACCCTTCTGTCTGGACTGTGAGACATGTTTGCAGCAGCAGTTGTAACGCCGAGCGGCAGCCTGCTGCGCCTGCACAGATCAACTTCACGGTGTCTTCACACTGGTCCAGAGCCCCCAGGCAGTG
The DNA window shown above is from Strix aluco isolate bStrAlu1 chromosome 1, bStrAlu1.hap1, whole genome shotgun sequence and carries:
- the LOC141922551 gene encoding uncharacterized protein LOC141922551, yielding MILVVFSKPLGTGRTHLRAGGTRGRGQPVPGGPWPARCLGKVPVLLRHGGDKSGTRAGTGPAHAARARTAAPSGGRCLRPPRPRVPPGRGGAGADPGARAGQDRAAEPGAGCRGWGGRGCGSLGPSALPPFRPSRLPPGALLRSLRRGAAALGGARGVRHRLQGAERGGAGGAAGPRRHPQLRERPAGRGQHPHRSRQHPHRSQQHPAPSAPGPGAGAAADEQGRGSAASPSLARKERRSGMRCLPAASSFSEANAEKEPQPAECAIPVFAQKCSSGRI